From a region of the Odontesthes bonariensis isolate fOdoBon6 chromosome 2, fOdoBon6.hap1, whole genome shotgun sequence genome:
- the tial1 gene encoding nucleolysin TIAR isoform X1, protein MDDETHPRTLYVGNLSRDVTEILILQLFTQIGPCKSCKMITEHTSTDPYCFVEFFEHRDAAAALAAMNGRKILGKEVKVNWATTPSSQKKDTSSKSLALNCFKSLGLSLQLLAFCLIPDHFHVFVGDLNPEISTEDVRAAFAPFGKISDARVVKDMTTGKSKGYGFVSFFNKLDAENAIVHMAGQWLGGRQIRTNWATRKPPAPKSAQDNGSKQLKFDDVVTQSSPQNCTVYCGGIQSGLSEHLMRQTFSPFGQIMEVRVFPEKGYSFIRFSSHDSAAHAIVSVNGTAIEGHIVKCYWGKESPDMAKSPQQFEYSQWGQWNQVYGNPQQQQQQQQQQQQQQQQYGQYVTNGWQVPSYSMYGQTWNQQGFGVEQSQSTGWIGGFGSPSAQAAPPPGTVMSNMANFSMAGYQTQ, encoded by the exons ATGGACGACGAAACGCACCCCAGAACCCT TTATGTGGGAAACCTCTCCAGGGATGTAACAGAGATTTTAATTTTACAACTCTTCACCCAAATAGGACCATGCAAAAGCTGCAAAATGATCACAGAG CACACAAGCACTGACCCATATTGCTTTGTGGAGTTTTTTGAGCACAGAGATGCCGCTGCAGCCCTTGCAGCCATGAACGGGAGGAAGATATTAGGAAAG GAGGTTAAAGTAAACTGGGCCACCACCCCAAGTAGCCAGAAGAAAGACACATCCAGTAAGTCTTTGGCCTTGAATTGTTTTAAGTCCCTGGGATTGAGTTTACAGCTTCTCGCCTTCTGTCTCATTCCAGATCACTTCCATGTTTTTGTGGGTGATTTGAACCCTGAGATTTCCACAGAAGATGTCAGGGCTGCGTTTGCACCGTTTGGGAAAATCTC GGACGCTCGTGTTGTGAAGGACATGACCACCGGCAAATCAAAGGGGTATGGATTTGTGTCCTTCTTCAACAAACTG GACGCAGAAAATGCCATCGTCCACATGGCGGGACAGTGGCTCGGGGGACGCCAAATCAGGACAAACTGGGCAACACGCAAACCCCCGGCACCTAAAAGCGCTCAGGACA ATGGTTCCAAGCAGCTGAAGTTTGACGACGTCGTGACTCAGTCCAGTCCACAGAACTGTACTGTGTACTGTGGCGGGATCCAGTCAGGACTATCAG AACATCTCATGCGACAGACCTTCTCACCCTTTGGCCAAATAATGGAAGTCAGGGTTTTCCCTGAAAAAGGATATTCTTTCATCAG gtTTTCCTCCCATGACAGCGCCGCACATGCCATTGTGTCAGTAAACGGCACAGCCATCGAGGGTCACATAGTGAAGTGCTACTGGGGCAAAGAGTCTCCCGACATGGCAAAAAGTCCACAGCAG ttTGAGTACAGTCAGTGGGGCCAGTGGAACCAGGTGTACGGAAatccacagcagcagcagcagcagcagcaacaacagcaacagcagcagcagcagtatgGGCAGTATGTGACCAACGGGTGGCAAGTTCCTTCCTACAGCATGTACGGCCAGACATGGAACCAGCAGGGATTTGGAGTAGA GCAGTCGCAGTCGACAGGCTGGATTGGCGGCTTTGGGTCTCCGTCAGCCCAGGCAGCACCCCCTCCCGGCACGGTCATGTCCAACATGGCCAACTTCAGCATGGCTGGCTATCAAACGCAGTGA
- the tial1 gene encoding nucleolysin TIAR isoform X2, with protein sequence MDDETHPRTLYVGNLSRDVTEILILQLFTQIGPCKSCKMITEHTSTDPYCFVEFFEHRDAAAALAAMNGRKILGKEVKVNWATTPSSQKKDTSNHFHVFVGDLNPEISTEDVRAAFAPFGKISDARVVKDMTTGKSKGYGFVSFFNKLDAENAIVHMAGQWLGGRQIRTNWATRKPPAPKSAQDNGSKQLKFDDVVTQSSPQNCTVYCGGIQSGLSEHLMRQTFSPFGQIMEVRVFPEKGYSFIRFSSHDSAAHAIVSVNGTAIEGHIVKCYWGKESPDMAKSPQQFEYSQWGQWNQVYGNPQQQQQQQQQQQQQQQQYGQYVTNGWQVPSYSMYGQTWNQQGFGVEQSQSTGWIGGFGSPSAQAAPPPGTVMSNMANFSMAGYQTQ encoded by the exons ATGGACGACGAAACGCACCCCAGAACCCT TTATGTGGGAAACCTCTCCAGGGATGTAACAGAGATTTTAATTTTACAACTCTTCACCCAAATAGGACCATGCAAAAGCTGCAAAATGATCACAGAG CACACAAGCACTGACCCATATTGCTTTGTGGAGTTTTTTGAGCACAGAGATGCCGCTGCAGCCCTTGCAGCCATGAACGGGAGGAAGATATTAGGAAAG GAGGTTAAAGTAAACTGGGCCACCACCCCAAGTAGCCAGAAGAAAGACACATCCA ATCACTTCCATGTTTTTGTGGGTGATTTGAACCCTGAGATTTCCACAGAAGATGTCAGGGCTGCGTTTGCACCGTTTGGGAAAATCTC GGACGCTCGTGTTGTGAAGGACATGACCACCGGCAAATCAAAGGGGTATGGATTTGTGTCCTTCTTCAACAAACTG GACGCAGAAAATGCCATCGTCCACATGGCGGGACAGTGGCTCGGGGGACGCCAAATCAGGACAAACTGGGCAACACGCAAACCCCCGGCACCTAAAAGCGCTCAGGACA ATGGTTCCAAGCAGCTGAAGTTTGACGACGTCGTGACTCAGTCCAGTCCACAGAACTGTACTGTGTACTGTGGCGGGATCCAGTCAGGACTATCAG AACATCTCATGCGACAGACCTTCTCACCCTTTGGCCAAATAATGGAAGTCAGGGTTTTCCCTGAAAAAGGATATTCTTTCATCAG gtTTTCCTCCCATGACAGCGCCGCACATGCCATTGTGTCAGTAAACGGCACAGCCATCGAGGGTCACATAGTGAAGTGCTACTGGGGCAAAGAGTCTCCCGACATGGCAAAAAGTCCACAGCAG ttTGAGTACAGTCAGTGGGGCCAGTGGAACCAGGTGTACGGAAatccacagcagcagcagcagcagcagcaacaacagcaacagcagcagcagcagtatgGGCAGTATGTGACCAACGGGTGGCAAGTTCCTTCCTACAGCATGTACGGCCAGACATGGAACCAGCAGGGATTTGGAGTAGA GCAGTCGCAGTCGACAGGCTGGATTGGCGGCTTTGGGTCTCCGTCAGCCCAGGCAGCACCCCCTCCCGGCACGGTCATGTCCAACATGGCCAACTTCAGCATGGCTGGCTATCAAACGCAGTGA
- the tial1 gene encoding nucleolysin TIAR isoform X3 encodes MDARVVKDMTTGKSKGYGFVSFFNKLDAENAIVHMAGQWLGGRQIRTNWATRKPPAPKSAQDNGSKQLKFDDVVTQSSPQNCTVYCGGIQSGLSEHLMRQTFSPFGQIMEVRVFPEKGYSFIRFSSHDSAAHAIVSVNGTAIEGHIVKCYWGKESPDMAKSPQQFEYSQWGQWNQVYGNPQQQQQQQQQQQQQQQQYGQYVTNGWQVPSYSMYGQTWNQQGFGVEQSQSTGWIGGFGSPSAQAAPPPGTVMSNMANFSMAGYQTQ; translated from the exons AT GGACGCTCGTGTTGTGAAGGACATGACCACCGGCAAATCAAAGGGGTATGGATTTGTGTCCTTCTTCAACAAACTG GACGCAGAAAATGCCATCGTCCACATGGCGGGACAGTGGCTCGGGGGACGCCAAATCAGGACAAACTGGGCAACACGCAAACCCCCGGCACCTAAAAGCGCTCAGGACA ATGGTTCCAAGCAGCTGAAGTTTGACGACGTCGTGACTCAGTCCAGTCCACAGAACTGTACTGTGTACTGTGGCGGGATCCAGTCAGGACTATCAG AACATCTCATGCGACAGACCTTCTCACCCTTTGGCCAAATAATGGAAGTCAGGGTTTTCCCTGAAAAAGGATATTCTTTCATCAG gtTTTCCTCCCATGACAGCGCCGCACATGCCATTGTGTCAGTAAACGGCACAGCCATCGAGGGTCACATAGTGAAGTGCTACTGGGGCAAAGAGTCTCCCGACATGGCAAAAAGTCCACAGCAG ttTGAGTACAGTCAGTGGGGCCAGTGGAACCAGGTGTACGGAAatccacagcagcagcagcagcagcagcaacaacagcaacagcagcagcagcagtatgGGCAGTATGTGACCAACGGGTGGCAAGTTCCTTCCTACAGCATGTACGGCCAGACATGGAACCAGCAGGGATTTGGAGTAGA GCAGTCGCAGTCGACAGGCTGGATTGGCGGCTTTGGGTCTCCGTCAGCCCAGGCAGCACCCCCTCCCGGCACGGTCATGTCCAACATGGCCAACTTCAGCATGGCTGGCTATCAAACGCAGTGA
- the pkd2l1 gene encoding polycystin-2-like protein 1 isoform X1, which produces MKCLNNRAESRLTGRVECELDSVGNGAWVNHGYCGSPPPLPRVVSTIYSPQPVFQSSMDSLYKQDVPGGFPEEPSSSEQSVMKKRRGCCSFIKGLWGTALTENTSNNREKLVRTTLRELLVYVVFLVDICLLTYGMTSSSTYYFTKAMTDLFVNTASESGVKFQSIGTMADFWTYTQGPLLDGLYWTKWYNNQSLDSGDQSLIYYENMLLGVPRLRQIKIKNNSCKVHKDFRDEITGCFDVYNEKKEDDLNFGLINGSAWTYHTEKEIKGSSYWGLLTTYSGAGYYQDLSRTKEESADMLMELVDNLWLDRGTRAVFVDFSTYNANINMFCVIRLVVEFPATGGAIPSYQIRTVRLIRYITTWDYFILGCELVFCVFILYYIVEEILELRIHKLSYFNSIWNILDIVVILLAIVAIIFNVFRTIKVDKLLGKLLEQPGIYADFEFLAFWQTQYNNMNAVNLFFAWIKIFKYISFNKTMSQLSTTLGRCAKDIFGFAIMFFIVFFAYAQLGYLLFGTEVESFSTFVKCIFTQFRIILGDFDYDTIDRANRVLGPIYFVTYVFFVFFVLLNMFLAIINDTYSEVKEELSSQKDELQITDIIKQSYMKTFMRLKLKNEKISDVQKALQSGSGEIEFKDFRETLKEMGHADHEISAAFSQFDRDGNQILDADEQQRMKMELEEKRDALNAELNNLGKNYGSDLLEKPPVTPDEQKSLSSKTFVDQEQFLKLASQVLHIESLVAGVTSRIELIMDRLGQQEKANRTAQIPSVANNDSNDSASDGHVLVHVDRASKPEMSSRKPAMRPLDTHM; this is translated from the exons ATGAAGTGCTTGAACAACCGGGCCGAGAGCCGCCTGACTGGGCGGGTGGAGTGCGAGCTGGACAGCGTGGGTAACGGGGCATGGGTGAACCACGGCTACTGCGGGTCCCCTCCACCTTTGCCCCGGGTTGTCAGCACCATCTATAGCCCCCAACCCGTCTTCCAAAGCTCCATGGATAGTCTGTACAAACAAGATGTCCCGGGCGGGTTCCCAGAGGAACCCTCATCCTCTGAGCAAAGTGtgatgaagaagagaagaggctGCTGCTCTTTTATAAAAG GGTTGTGGGGCACAGCATTGACCGAAAACACCTCCAACAACAGGGAAAAGCTTGTCCGAACCACTCTGAGGGAGTTACTGGTCTACGTAGTGTTCCTGGTGGACATTTGCCTCT TGACATACGGTATGACCAGCTCAAGCACCTACTATTTCACTAAAGCCATGACGGACCTCTTTGTGAACACAGCCAGTGAGAGTGGGGTTAAGTTTCAGTCCAttggcaccatggctgacttctggaCT TACACCCAGGGTCCATTACTGGATGGCCTCTACTGGACAAAATGGTACAATAACCAGTCCCTTGATAGCGGAGACCAGTCTTTAATCTACTACGAGAACATGCTGCTGGGCGTTCCGAGGCTGAGGCAGATCAAGATCAAGAACAACTCctgcaaggtccataaagacttTAGAGATGAGATCACGGGATGTTTCGATGTTTACAATGAGAAGAAGGAGGACGACCTCAACTTCGGTCTCATCAATGGCTCTGC ctgGACCTACCACACAGAGAAAGAGATCAAAGGTTCCTCTTACTGGGGCTTGCTGACCACCTACAGTGGAGCAGGATACTACCAAGACCTGAGTCGGACTAAAGAGGAGAGCGCCGACATGCTGATGGAACTGGTGGACAACCTTTGGTTGGACCGAGGCACCAGAGCAGTCTTCGTCGACTTCTCCACCTACAACGCAAACATCAACATGTTCTGTGTCATCAG GTTGGTGGTTGAGTTCCCAGCCACCGGTGGCGCGATCCCTTCCTACCAAATAAGAACAGTTCGGCTGATTCGCTACATCACCACCTGGGACTACTTCATCCTCGGCTGCGAGTTGGTCTTCTGTGTGTTCATCCTCTACTATATTGTGGAGGAGATACTCGAGCTGCGGATACACAAGTTATCCTATTTCAATAGCATCTGGAACATACTGGATATTGTAGTCATACtg CTGGCCATCGTCGCCATCATCTTCAATGTTTTCCGAACAATCAAAGTAGACAAATTGCTTGGCAAACTGCTGGAGCAGCCCGGTATCTATGCGGATTTTGAATTTCTGGCATTCTGGCAAACGCAGTATAACAACATGAATGCAGTGAACCTGTTCTTCGCATGGATTAAG ATTTTCAAGTATATCAGCTTTAATAAGACCATGTCACAGCTGTCCACCACTCTGGGTCGATGTGCGAAAGACATCTTTGGGTTTGCCATCATGTTCTTCATCGTCTTCTTTGCTTATGCTCAACTTGGATATCTACTCTTTGGAACAGAGGTGGAATCTTTCAGCACCTTTGTAAAGTGCAT cTTCACACAGTTCAGAATTATCCTCGGAGACTTCGACTATGACACCATCGACCGCGCCAACAGAGTCCTTGGGCCAATCTACTTTGTCACCTATGTGTTCTTTGTCTTCTTCGTTCTATTG AACATGTTTCTGGCCATCATAAACGACACGTATTCGGAGGTTAAAGAGGAGCTGTCGTCCCAAAAAGATGAGCTACAAATTACTGACATCATCAAACAG AGCTACATGAAGACGTTTATGAGGTTGAAActtaaaaatgagaaaatttCAGATGTTCAGAAGGCGCTGCAGTCTGGATCGGGAGAGATCGAATTCAAGGACTTCAGAGAAACTCTTAAGGA GATGGGTCATGCCGATCATGAAATATCTGCAGCCTTCTCACAGTTTGACCGCGATGGGAACCAAATTCTCGACGCAGACGAACAACAGAGGATGAAAATGGAGCTGGAGGAAAAGAGG GACGCTCTAAATGCTGAGCTCAACAATCTTGGAAAGAATTATGGGAGTGATTTACTGGAGAAGCCTCCCGTAACACCAGATGAGCAAAAGAGCCTCTCCAGCAAAACCTTTGTGGATCAGGAACAGTTTCTAAA ACTGGCCTCACAGGTGCTGCACATTGAAAGCTTAGTGGCAGGCGTCACATCCAGGATTGAGCTGATTATGGACAGACTGGGACAACAAGAAAAAGCCAACAGAACAGCCCAGATACCGTCTGTCGCCAATAATGAT AGCAACGACTCAGCCTCCGATGGCCACGTCCTGGTCCACGTTGACAGAGCATCAAAACCCGAGATGTCGTCCAGGAAACCAGCGATGCGCCCCCTCGACACTCACATGTGA
- the pkd2l1 gene encoding polycystin-2-like protein 1 isoform X2, whose amino-acid sequence MKCLNNRAESRLTGRVECELDSVGNGAWVNHGYCGSPPPLPRVVSTIYSPQPVFQSSMDSLYKQDVPGGFPEEPSSSEQSVMKKRRGCCSFIKGLWGTALTENTSNNREKLVRTTLRELLVYVVFLVDICLLTYGMTSSSTYYFTKAMTDLFVNTASESGVKFQSIGTMADFWTYTQGPLLDGLYWTKWYNNQSLDSGDQSLIYYENMLLGVPRLRQIKIKNNSCKVHKDFRDEITGCFDVYNEKKEDDLNFGLINGSAWTYHTEKEIKGSSYWGLLTTYSGAGYYQDLSRTKEESADMLMELVDNLWLDRGTRAVFVDFSTYNANINMFCVIRLVVEFPATGGAIPSYQIRTVRLIRYITTWDYFILGCELVFCVFILYYIVEEILELRIHKLSYFNSIWNILDIVVILLAIVAIIFNVFRTIKVDKLLGKLLEQPGIYADFEFLAFWQTQYNNMNAVNLFFAWIKIFKYISFNKTMSQLSTTLGRCAKDIFGFAIMFFIVFFAYAQLGYLLFGTEVESFSTFVKCIFTQFRIILGDFDYDTIDRANRVLGPIYFVTYVFFVFFVLLNMFLAIINDTYSEVKEELSSQKDELQITDIIKQSYMKTFMRLKLKNEKISDVQKALQSGSGEIEFKDFRETLKEMGHADHEISAAFSQFDRDGNQILDADEQQRMKMELEEKRDALNAELNNLGKNYGSDLLEKPPVTPDEQKSLSSKTFVDQEQFLKLASQVLHIESLVAGVTSRIELIMDRLGQQEKANRTAQIPSVANNDVSTATEQRLSLRWPRPGPR is encoded by the exons ATGAAGTGCTTGAACAACCGGGCCGAGAGCCGCCTGACTGGGCGGGTGGAGTGCGAGCTGGACAGCGTGGGTAACGGGGCATGGGTGAACCACGGCTACTGCGGGTCCCCTCCACCTTTGCCCCGGGTTGTCAGCACCATCTATAGCCCCCAACCCGTCTTCCAAAGCTCCATGGATAGTCTGTACAAACAAGATGTCCCGGGCGGGTTCCCAGAGGAACCCTCATCCTCTGAGCAAAGTGtgatgaagaagagaagaggctGCTGCTCTTTTATAAAAG GGTTGTGGGGCACAGCATTGACCGAAAACACCTCCAACAACAGGGAAAAGCTTGTCCGAACCACTCTGAGGGAGTTACTGGTCTACGTAGTGTTCCTGGTGGACATTTGCCTCT TGACATACGGTATGACCAGCTCAAGCACCTACTATTTCACTAAAGCCATGACGGACCTCTTTGTGAACACAGCCAGTGAGAGTGGGGTTAAGTTTCAGTCCAttggcaccatggctgacttctggaCT TACACCCAGGGTCCATTACTGGATGGCCTCTACTGGACAAAATGGTACAATAACCAGTCCCTTGATAGCGGAGACCAGTCTTTAATCTACTACGAGAACATGCTGCTGGGCGTTCCGAGGCTGAGGCAGATCAAGATCAAGAACAACTCctgcaaggtccataaagacttTAGAGATGAGATCACGGGATGTTTCGATGTTTACAATGAGAAGAAGGAGGACGACCTCAACTTCGGTCTCATCAATGGCTCTGC ctgGACCTACCACACAGAGAAAGAGATCAAAGGTTCCTCTTACTGGGGCTTGCTGACCACCTACAGTGGAGCAGGATACTACCAAGACCTGAGTCGGACTAAAGAGGAGAGCGCCGACATGCTGATGGAACTGGTGGACAACCTTTGGTTGGACCGAGGCACCAGAGCAGTCTTCGTCGACTTCTCCACCTACAACGCAAACATCAACATGTTCTGTGTCATCAG GTTGGTGGTTGAGTTCCCAGCCACCGGTGGCGCGATCCCTTCCTACCAAATAAGAACAGTTCGGCTGATTCGCTACATCACCACCTGGGACTACTTCATCCTCGGCTGCGAGTTGGTCTTCTGTGTGTTCATCCTCTACTATATTGTGGAGGAGATACTCGAGCTGCGGATACACAAGTTATCCTATTTCAATAGCATCTGGAACATACTGGATATTGTAGTCATACtg CTGGCCATCGTCGCCATCATCTTCAATGTTTTCCGAACAATCAAAGTAGACAAATTGCTTGGCAAACTGCTGGAGCAGCCCGGTATCTATGCGGATTTTGAATTTCTGGCATTCTGGCAAACGCAGTATAACAACATGAATGCAGTGAACCTGTTCTTCGCATGGATTAAG ATTTTCAAGTATATCAGCTTTAATAAGACCATGTCACAGCTGTCCACCACTCTGGGTCGATGTGCGAAAGACATCTTTGGGTTTGCCATCATGTTCTTCATCGTCTTCTTTGCTTATGCTCAACTTGGATATCTACTCTTTGGAACAGAGGTGGAATCTTTCAGCACCTTTGTAAAGTGCAT cTTCACACAGTTCAGAATTATCCTCGGAGACTTCGACTATGACACCATCGACCGCGCCAACAGAGTCCTTGGGCCAATCTACTTTGTCACCTATGTGTTCTTTGTCTTCTTCGTTCTATTG AACATGTTTCTGGCCATCATAAACGACACGTATTCGGAGGTTAAAGAGGAGCTGTCGTCCCAAAAAGATGAGCTACAAATTACTGACATCATCAAACAG AGCTACATGAAGACGTTTATGAGGTTGAAActtaaaaatgagaaaatttCAGATGTTCAGAAGGCGCTGCAGTCTGGATCGGGAGAGATCGAATTCAAGGACTTCAGAGAAACTCTTAAGGA GATGGGTCATGCCGATCATGAAATATCTGCAGCCTTCTCACAGTTTGACCGCGATGGGAACCAAATTCTCGACGCAGACGAACAACAGAGGATGAAAATGGAGCTGGAGGAAAAGAGG GACGCTCTAAATGCTGAGCTCAACAATCTTGGAAAGAATTATGGGAGTGATTTACTGGAGAAGCCTCCCGTAACACCAGATGAGCAAAAGAGCCTCTCCAGCAAAACCTTTGTGGATCAGGAACAGTTTCTAAA ACTGGCCTCACAGGTGCTGCACATTGAAAGCTTAGTGGCAGGCGTCACATCCAGGATTGAGCTGATTATGGACAGACTGGGACAACAAGAAAAAGCCAACAGAACAGCCCAGATACCGTCTGTCGCCAATAATGATGTGAGTACAGCAACAG AGCAACGACTCAGCCTCCGATGGCCACGTCCTGGTCCACGTTGA
- the atoh7 gene encoding transcription factor atoh7: MKSRRPSCTDSGSESSEPDSKSPEKYETVTRRRTAANARERKRMQGLNTAFDLLRKVVPQWGQDKKLSKYETLQMALSYIMALNRILTDARRHTAPHRQWLDLQFDVVQPEEYSCLMRYDHPTGQEYVHSSFSYQYDGHQVHA; encoded by the coding sequence ATGAAGTCTCGTCGACCCAGCTGCACCGACTCTGGATCCGAATCCTCAGAGCCAGACTCCAAGAGCCCAGAGAAGTACGAGACCGTCACAAGGCGACGGACGGCCGCCAACGCCAGAGAGAGGAAGCGGATGCAGGGTCTGAACACGGCTTTTGATCTCTTACGTAAAGTGGTGCCCCAGTGGGGCCAGGACAAAAAACTGTCCAAGTACGAGACCCTGCAGATGGCCCTCAGCTACATCATGGCCCTCAACCGGATCCTGACGGACGCCAGGAGGCACACTGCTCCTCACAGGCAGTGGCTGGACCTGCAGTTTGACGTCGTGCAGCCCGAAGAATACTCTTGCCTCATGAGGTACGACCATCCCACAGGACAGGAGTACGTCCACTCATCGTTCTCTTACCAGTACGACGGCCATCAGGTCCACGCGTAA